A genome region from Tolypothrix sp. PCC 7712 includes the following:
- the upp gene encoding uracil phosphoribosyltransferase, whose amino-acid sequence MTVQLRVYVPPHPLIKHWLAVARDAATPSVLFRSAMVELGRWLTYEAAREWLPTLETTVQSPLDTTAATFIDPQVPVAVVPILRAGLGLLEGAQTLLPLASIYHLGLVRNEETLQPSCYLNKLPEKFDPQTRVLITDPMLATGGSMMAAMSELIQRGVDPALIRIVCVVAAPPALQKLSVAYPSLNIYTATIDESVNEQGFIVPGLGDAGDRTFGT is encoded by the coding sequence ATGACGGTACAACTGCGCGTTTATGTTCCACCCCATCCTCTAATTAAGCACTGGCTAGCAGTAGCCCGTGATGCGGCTACACCTTCGGTACTATTTCGCAGTGCAATGGTAGAGTTGGGAAGATGGCTAACTTATGAAGCAGCACGAGAGTGGTTGCCGACTCTAGAGACAACTGTGCAAAGTCCTTTAGATACAACTGCGGCCACTTTCATCGATCCACAAGTACCTGTGGCAGTAGTGCCGATTTTACGAGCAGGTTTAGGATTATTAGAAGGGGCACAAACCTTGCTACCCTTGGCTTCGATTTATCATCTTGGCTTAGTGCGAAACGAGGAAACATTACAACCTTCCTGTTACCTAAACAAATTACCAGAAAAGTTTGACCCTCAAACAAGGGTGTTAATTACCGATCCGATGTTGGCAACCGGAGGATCAATGATGGCAGCCATGTCAGAATTGATACAACGAGGTGTTGATCCAGCCTTGATCAGGATTGTTTGTGTAGTAGCAGCTCCGCCAGCTTTACAAAAACTGAGTGTGGCTTATCCTAGTTTAAATATTTACACTGCGACTATAGATGAGAGCGTCAACGAGCAGGGATTTATTGTACCAGGATTAGGAGATGCAGGCGATCGCACCTTTGGGACTTAA
- a CDS encoding YggT family protein — MNLLIATLATFIHIYTVLLIVRVLLTWFPNIDFYSQPFAALAQITDPYLNLFRSIIPPLGGMDFSPILAFLVLQLVGDWLLPTLQRFIYTAY, encoded by the coding sequence ATGAATCTACTGATTGCTACACTGGCTACTTTCATTCATATTTACACTGTTTTACTCATTGTTCGGGTTCTGCTGACCTGGTTCCCCAATATTGACTTTTATAGTCAGCCTTTTGCGGCCTTAGCCCAGATTACAGACCCCTATCTCAACCTCTTCCGCTCAATTATTCCCCCACTGGGCGGTATGGATTTTTCTCCCATCCTCGCTTTCTTAGTACTACAATTAGTTGGCGACTGGCTGCTTCCTACTTTGCAGAGATTCATTTATACAGCGTATTAA
- a CDS encoding glycosyltransferase: MRIAIIALGSRGDVQPYIALGKGLKAAGHFVRLLSHENFADLVSSYELEFSPMHGNVQEIVESQEMRQLLETGNFLKITAYTAQQTQRAAINWAQAGLLACQGMDLLVSGVGGLYLGISLSEKLNVPLLQAYVFPFTPTKTFPGVLFPQSLAKFGGTVNWLSHHAIRQIMWHGSRTGDALARKQVLNLPVAPFFGPYQSAHLHRYPTLYGISPSVIPKPSDWQNTHVTGYWFLDAAPNWTPPSALIEFLESGPPPVYIGFGSMGNRNPEQTAELVLQALETTQQRAIILSGWGGISTKNLPDNVYLVDSIPHSWLFERVAAIVHHGGAGTTAAGLRAGVPTIIIPFFGDQSFWGQRVAQLGVCTEPIPRQQLTAEGLAQAIRQAMSDQTMRQRAAHLGATIRDEDGIANAVSAIQTITNLRAG; this comes from the coding sequence ATGCGTATTGCGATCATTGCCTTGGGAAGTCGAGGGGATGTTCAACCTTATATCGCTTTAGGAAAAGGCTTAAAAGCAGCAGGGCACTTTGTACGCCTATTAAGCCATGAAAACTTTGCAGATCTGGTAAGTTCCTACGAGCTAGAATTTTCCCCAATGCACGGCAATGTGCAAGAAATTGTCGAAAGTCAGGAAATGCGGCAGCTCTTAGAGACAGGAAATTTTCTGAAGATTACTGCTTACACGGCACAACAAACACAACGTGCAGCTATCAATTGGGCGCAAGCAGGTTTATTGGCTTGTCAAGGCATGGATTTATTAGTGTCAGGAGTTGGGGGACTATACCTTGGCATTTCATTGTCCGAGAAGTTGAACGTTCCCTTGTTGCAAGCCTATGTCTTTCCCTTTACCCCAACAAAAACATTTCCTGGGGTTCTTTTTCCCCAATCTCTAGCCAAATTCGGAGGTACTGTAAATTGGCTATCCCATCACGCGATCAGACAAATCATGTGGCATGGATCTCGCACAGGTGATGCATTAGCTCGAAAGCAAGTACTGAATTTACCTGTAGCTCCATTTTTCGGCCCCTATCAAAGCGCTCATCTGCATCGTTATCCAACTCTCTACGGTATCAGCCCATCTGTGATTCCCAAACCATCAGATTGGCAGAATACCCACGTGACAGGCTACTGGTTTTTAGATGCAGCACCAAATTGGACTCCACCTTCAGCCCTAATAGAATTTCTTGAAAGTGGGCCACCCCCTGTGTATATTGGCTTTGGCAGTATGGGTAACAGAAATCCAGAACAAACTGCCGAGCTTGTATTGCAAGCCTTAGAAACAACTCAACAACGAGCGATTATACTCTCTGGCTGGGGTGGTATAAGTACCAAAAATTTGCCGGATAACGTTTATCTTGTAGATTCTATACCTCATTCATGGCTTTTCGAGCGTGTCGCTGCGATCGTGCATCACGGCGGTGCGGGTACCACAGCTGCTGGTCTAAGGGCGGGCGTTCCCACAATTATTATTCCGTTCTTTGGAGATCAGAGCTTTTGGGGGCAACGTGTAGCACAGTTAGGGGTATGCACAGAACCGATTCCACGTCAACAACTAACGGCAGAAGGACTTGCACAAGCAATTCGACAGGCAATGAGCGATCAAACGATGCGTCAACGAGCAGCTCACTTAGGCGCAACAATTCGAGATGAAGATGGGATTGCAAATGCAGTTTCCGCTATACAGACAATCACAAATCTCAGAGCTGGCTGA
- a CDS encoding TetR/AcrR family transcriptional regulator, with the protein MKPSRRASIGLEKRERTKSRLIAAAYRVFAGKEADAVTIDDIIAEAKVARGTFYNYFQTREDVLKAVAASLSDEMNQKIWAQSVVIDDPAERMAIALRQFLHQAQQDSTWGWVIVRIGLVAAPLSETIERGVMTDLEAGIRLKRFQVDSLQAAIDLILGTGLMAMRSILAGHTEPDYPEQIAKMILKTLGVADADAHAIAFKFLEPLQDESIS; encoded by the coding sequence ATGAAGCCATCTCGTCGAGCATCAATTGGTTTAGAAAAACGAGAACGCACAAAATCACGTCTGATTGCGGCAGCTTATCGAGTATTTGCTGGTAAAGAAGCAGATGCAGTGACAATTGATGACATCATTGCAGAAGCCAAGGTTGCTAGAGGAACTTTCTATAACTATTTTCAAACCCGGGAGGATGTGCTGAAAGCGGTTGCAGCCTCTTTGAGTGATGAGATGAATCAAAAGATTTGGGCGCAGTCTGTGGTGATTGACGATCCGGCGGAACGAATGGCGATCGCTCTTCGCCAATTCCTGCATCAAGCGCAGCAAGATTCGACTTGGGGATGGGTAATTGTCCGGATTGGATTAGTGGCAGCCCCACTGAGTGAAACAATCGAAAGGGGTGTGATGACTGACTTGGAAGCAGGTATACGACTGAAGCGTTTTCAGGTTGATAGCTTGCAAGCAGCAATCGACCTGATATTGGGCACAGGATTGATGGCAATGCGTAGTATTTTGGCAGGACACACAGAGCCAGACTATCCCGAGCAGATTGCTAAAATGATTCTCAAAACTCTAGGTGTTGCTGATGCTGATGCTCATGCGATCGCATTTAAATTTCTAGAGCCACTACAAGATGAAAGTATTTCCTAA
- a CDS encoding glutathione S-transferase family protein: MASGMMLAGKWITDASEQNQSSDLHDIPTTFRDRITSDGSSGFKAEAERYHLYVSLACPWAHRTLIMRELKGLNDVISVAIADIVMSDKGWKFSQPSGASSDSVNYARYLQEIYLKVNPQYTGRVTVPMLWDKQNQTIVNNESREIMRMFDVEFASLATQKIDLYPRELQQQIDETIDAIYLPINAGVYRAGFAKEQTAYEDAVTELFENLDRWDTILNKQRYLCGNQLTEADICMFATLYRFDSVYYSLFKCNLRRIIDYPNLWNYLKDLYQQPEFKATCNLGYTKSSYYMSMTEINPNRIVPSGPIINFEERHNRDRFVQV, encoded by the coding sequence ATGGCATCAGGAATGATGCTCGCAGGTAAATGGATAACCGATGCAAGCGAGCAAAATCAAAGTAGTGATTTACATGACATACCAACAACCTTTCGCGATCGTATCACATCTGATGGATCTAGCGGCTTTAAGGCAGAAGCAGAACGCTATCACCTCTATGTTTCTTTAGCTTGTCCTTGGGCACATCGCACCTTAATTATGCGAGAACTTAAAGGATTGAATGATGTTATTTCCGTTGCTATTGCCGATATAGTTATGAGTGACAAGGGCTGGAAGTTTTCTCAACCCTCAGGAGCAAGTTCTGACTCGGTAAATTACGCTCGATATCTCCAAGAAATATATCTGAAAGTCAATCCTCAATATACGGGTAGAGTTACAGTTCCGATGTTATGGGATAAACAAAATCAAACCATCGTCAACAACGAATCTCGCGAAATTATGCGAATGTTTGACGTAGAGTTTGCTTCCTTAGCAACACAAAAAATAGATTTATACCCACGGGAACTACAGCAGCAGATTGATGAAACAATTGATGCCATTTATCTACCAATTAATGCTGGTGTATACCGAGCAGGTTTTGCGAAGGAGCAAACAGCTTATGAAGATGCAGTCACTGAACTGTTCGAGAATTTAGATAGATGGGATACTATTCTGAACAAGCAGCGCTATTTGTGTGGTAATCAACTCACGGAAGCTGATATTTGTATGTTTGCAACCCTATATCGCTTCGACTCAGTATACTACAGTCTGTTTAAGTGCAATTTGCGGCGAATTATCGACTATCCAAACCTCTGGAATTATCTCAAGGATTTATATCAGCAGCCGGAGTTCAAAGCCACTTGCAATCTAGGCTATACCAAGAGTTCTTATTACATGAGTATGACTGAGATCAATCCTAATAGAATTGTACCTTCTGGGCCAATCATTAATTTTGAGGAACGGCACAACCGCGATCGCTTCGTTCAGGTGTAG
- a CDS encoding magnesium transporter CorA family protein, whose product MLILLRFSQNHLELFTSNDVNSILERISSFDNIWLRCIRFRDRTAIAKIINHFGLLPSRVDMVFNHFPLGIDEDIEDCLFDNYEIMTNQIKNREFEIVRGSIVVGSNFILTFETTEIRILTTLTNNIQKGIINLQNQNVDYLIYLIYRDILNNYYTVFDYISRQLDDLEDAVLDNSGDESTYQKIATMRQSTRCGRRNFQSIKSLLAMIDYEDFQWLSSPVKELFHQELAHQVDKLWQEYQALRIWMSELLEIQRDNTASKTSERINRLTILSTVFLPLTFITGFYGMNFKHMPELEHPLAYPMVICVMVCIVLGSIMYAKKQSWL is encoded by the coding sequence ATGCTAATTCTGCTCCGCTTTTCCCAGAATCATCTGGAACTATTCACCAGTAACGATGTCAACTCCATACTGGAAAGGATTAGTAGCTTTGACAATATCTGGTTGCGTTGTATTCGCTTCCGCGATCGCACTGCCATTGCTAAAATTATTAACCACTTCGGACTTCTGCCATCTCGCGTTGATATGGTTTTCAATCATTTTCCTCTAGGAATTGATGAAGATATAGAGGATTGTTTATTTGATAACTATGAAATTATGACTAATCAAATAAAAAATCGCGAGTTTGAGATAGTGCGTGGCAGTATTGTAGTAGGCAGCAATTTTATCCTCACATTTGAAACTACCGAAATCAGAATTTTAACTACCCTAACTAATAATATACAAAAGGGAATTATCAATCTCCAAAATCAGAATGTAGATTATCTCATCTATCTTATTTATAGAGATATATTAAATAATTACTATACTGTATTTGACTATATTTCTAGACAACTGGATGATTTAGAAGATGCAGTTTTGGATAATTCTGGCGATGAATCAACCTACCAGAAAATTGCCACAATGAGGCAATCTACTCGCTGCGGCAGACGTAATTTTCAAAGCATCAAGTCTCTGCTAGCTATGATAGATTATGAAGATTTTCAATGGTTAAGTTCGCCAGTCAAGGAACTGTTTCATCAAGAATTAGCCCACCAAGTCGATAAACTCTGGCAAGAATACCAAGCTTTGAGAATCTGGATGTCAGAATTACTCGAAATTCAACGCGATAATACTGCTAGCAAAACGAGTGAACGAATTAATCGCCTGACTATCCTTTCTACAGTATTTTTACCACTTACTTTCATTACCGGATTTTATGGCATGAACTTCAAACATATGCCTGAATTAGAACACCCTTTGGCTTATCCTATGGTGATTTGTGTGATGGTATGTATTGTGCTTGGCAGTATTATGTATGCTAAAAAACAAAGTTGGCTTTAA
- a CDS encoding GNAT family N-acetyltransferase, translating into MEHENQIVSVVSYITTKLDALVIAPFTFVKFRRHGFARKLLAFLIEELLHIYPRVRLWVDEDNIEAIRLYQSLGFHIIGKCYSGYWKEVI; encoded by the coding sequence TTGGAACATGAAAACCAAATTGTCTCTGTAGTTAGCTATATTACAACCAAACTTGATGCTCTCGTCATTGCCCCTTTTACTTTCGTAAAATTCCGCAGACATGGATTTGCCCGCAAGCTACTAGCATTTTTAATTGAGGAATTATTGCACATATACCCAAGAGTCAGGCTGTGGGTAGATGAAGATAATATTGAGGCAATTAGGCTGTATCAATCCTTGGGTTTTCATATTATTGGCAAATGCTACTCCGGTTATTGGAAAGAGGTAATTTAA